One window from the genome of Candidatus Limnocylindrales bacterium encodes:
- a CDS encoding nitrilase-related carbon-nitrogen hydrolase: MIKPYTAVGLIPTVRGIRRRADIKINLEHLSHLVKAASWLSSLDLPVRLIAFPEGALQAFNDEVLDLDHVQFARECAIDIPGEETEELGKIAREYDIFIMAQAKARHPDIKDRFFNVGFILNPRGEVILKHYKVSPLFPVEHSVCPHDIYDWWIEKYGRNLNAFWPVVDTEIGRLGIMMANEGSYPENARALAMNGAEVVYRASYPHPATGNEIFEIQSRARALDNNLYIIAPNMGTYYLFPEDTTPIDTFGGRSFIINYKGQVVGRQEYGAGSTYVAGVIDIEALRDHRARAQWDNWLKDLRTELYQIIYEQPIYPKNLYLDRAPMKHAEYREKVIQRQIQLMHDRGIWVKPER, from the coding sequence ATGATAAAACCTTACACTGCAGTTGGACTCATCCCTACTGTACGCGGCATTCGCAGGCGTGCGGATATCAAGATTAATCTTGAACATTTATCCCACCTGGTAAAGGCGGCTTCTTGGCTGTCGAGTCTGGATCTTCCGGTCAGGTTGATCGCCTTTCCAGAGGGGGCCCTTCAGGCTTTCAACGATGAGGTACTCGACCTGGACCATGTCCAGTTTGCGAGGGAATGTGCCATCGATATTCCGGGTGAGGAAACCGAAGAATTAGGCAAGATAGCCCGTGAGTACGATATCTTCATCATGGCCCAGGCGAAAGCACGCCATCCTGATATTAAAGACCGTTTCTTTAACGTTGGTTTTATCCTCAACCCCCGAGGAGAGGTCATCTTAAAGCACTATAAAGTTTCTCCACTTTTTCCCGTTGAACACTCGGTCTGTCCCCACGATATTTATGACTGGTGGATTGAGAAGTATGGCCGTAATCTCAATGCTTTTTGGCCTGTTGTAGATACCGAGATCGGTCGCTTAGGAATTATGATGGCCAATGAAGGGTCCTATCCTGAAAACGCCCGGGCCCTGGCGATGAACGGCGCCGAAGTCGTATATCGTGCTTCTTATCCCCACCCGGCAACAGGCAATGAAATTTTTGAAATTCAGAGTCGCGCCCGGGCCCTGGATAATAACCTGTATATTATAGCTCCCAATATGGGAACCTATTATCTTTTTCCTGAAGATACGACTCCTATTGATACCTTTGGTGGACGTTCCTTTATTATTAACTATAAAGGTCAGGTTGTAGGTCGACAGGAATATGGAGCCGGTTCGACCTATGTAGCCGGAGTAATTGATATTGAAGCCTTACGAGATCATCGGGCCCGTGCCCAATGGGATAATTGGCTGAAAGATCTACGTACCGAACTCTACCAGATAATCTACGAACAACCCATCTATCCAAAGAATTTATATCTAGACCGTGCTCCCATGAAGCACGCTGAGTATCGTGAGAAGGTCATTCAGCGCCAGATTCAACTGATGCATGATCGAGGAATTTGGGTAAAACCGGAAAGATAA